One Prinia subflava isolate CZ2003 ecotype Zambia chromosome 8, Cam_Psub_1.2, whole genome shotgun sequence DNA window includes the following coding sequences:
- the NCBP3 gene encoding nuclear cap-binding protein subunit 3: MAAVRGLRISVKAEASTTTAEPRGAEPEPMEVEEGELETIPVRRSLRELIPDTSRRYENKAGSFITGIDVTSKEAIEKKEQRAKRFHFRAEVNLAQRNVALDRDMMKKAIPKVRLDTIYICGVDEMSTQDIFAYFKEYPPAHIEWLDDTSCNVVWLDEVTATRALINMSSLPDQEKTKSRENNKEKTAEKPKKEKQEESSEDETEEGEVEDDNASDVELDALSQVEEDSLLRNDLRPANKLAKGNKLFMRFATKDDKKELGAARRSQYYMKYGNPNYGGMKGILSNSWKRRYHSRRIHRDVIKKRTLIGDDVGLTPPYKHRHSGLVNVPEEPIEEEEEEEEDQDMDEDDRVVVEYRDELQAFKQSRERGAARRSSSSASDSDEMDYDLELKMISTPSPKKSMKMTMYADEVESQLKNIRNSMRADSITTSNIKNRIGSKGSLEKVSDVRLLLEEKRQNNSGPRQPNSTVKSDVRQRLGKRPHSPEIKAPSSTSAPRREPISDVHSRLGIPKQDVKGLYSDTREKKSGNLWTRLGSAPKTQEKTPEKAENSVASPEEDDSELQRVWGALIKEKEQSRQKKSRLDHLPSLQIEISRESSSGSDSES, translated from the exons ATGGCGGCCGTGCGGGGCCTGCGGATCTCGGTGAAGGCGGAGGCGAGCACGACCACGGCGGAGCCGCGCGGCGCCGAGCCCGAGCCCATGGAGGTGGAAGAGGGAGAGCTGGAGACCATCCCTGTGAGGCGCTCGCTGCGGGAGCTCATCCCG gaCACCAGTAGGAGATATGAAAACAAAGCTGGAAGTTTCATCACTGGAATAGATGTAACCTCCAAG GAAGCAATTGAGAAGAAGGAACAAAGAGCCAAACGCTTCCATTTTCGGGCTGAGGTGAATCTGGCCCAGAGGAACGTGGCCCTGGACAGGGACATGATGAAGAAAG CAATTCCTAAAGTAAGACTGGACACCATTTACATTTGTGGAGTGGATGAGATGAGCACCCAGGACATCTTTGCCTATTTCAAGGAATATCCTCCTGCTCATATTGAGTGGCTGGATGACACCTCAT GTAACGTGGTCTGGCTCGATGAAGTGACAGCAACACGGGCTCTAATAAATATGAGCTCCCTGCCTGATcaggagaaaacaaagagcagagaaaacaatAAGGAGAAGACAGCTGAAAAACCCAAGAAAG aaaaacaggaggaaagCTCTGAGGATGAGACAGAAGAAGGCGAGGTTGAGGATGACAATGCCAGTGACGTGGAG TTGGATGCCCTCTCCCAGGTAGAAGAGGATTCTCTCCTTCGGAATGACCTTCGCCCTGCCAACAAACTGGCTAAAGGGAACAAACTGTTCATGAGATTTGCTACTAAAG ATGACAaaaaggagctgggagctgcaaggAGAAGCCAATATTACATGAAATATGGCAATCCAAATTATGGAGGCATGAAAGGAATTCTCAGCAATTCTTG GAAGAGGCGGTACCATTCCCGCAGGATCCACCGGGATGTGATCAAGAAGAGGACGCTGATCGGGGACGACGTGGGCCTGACCCCTCCCTACAAACACCGGCACTCAG GCTTGGTAAACGTTCCTGAAGAGCCCattgaggaggaagaggaggaggaggaggatcaGGATATGGATGAAGACGACAGAGTGGTGGTGGAGTACCGGGACGAGCTGCAGGCTTTCAAGCAGTCGCGGGAGCGCGGTGCCGCGCGCAGGTCCAGCAGCAGCGCCTCCGACTCGGATGAGATGGACTACGACCTGGAGCTGAAAATGATCTCCACCCCCTCGCCCAAGAAAAGCATGAAGATGACCATGTATGCAGACGAGGTGGAGTCACAGCTGAAAAATATCAG GAATTCCATGCGAGCAGATAGCATAACCACCAGCAACATCAAAAACAGGATTGGCAGCAAAGGGTCCTTGGAGAAAGTTTCAGATGTGAGGCTCCTGTTGGAAGAGAAACGTCAGAATAACTCTGGGCCACGGCAGCCAAACAGCACTGTCAAATCAG ATGTCAGGCAGAGACTGGGAAAAAGGCCACACTCTCCAGAAATCAAAGCTCCaagcagcacctctgctcctCGTCGAGAACCAATCTCAGATGTGCACAGCAGGCTGGGAATCCCCAAACAGGATGTCAAAGGCCTCTACTCTGAcaccagagagaagaaatcAG GTAATTTATGGACCAGATTGGGGTCTGCTCCGAAGACACAGGAAAAGACTCCAGAGAAAGCTGAAAACTCTGTGGCATCACCAGAGGAAGATGACTCTGAGCTGcagagggtttggggtgctctcattaaggaaaaagaacagTCCAGGCAAAAAAAGAGTCGCTTGGATCATTTACCCTCCCTACAAATCGAGATCAGCCGCGAGAGCAGCTCCGGCTCGGACTCTGAATCGTGA